The following DNA comes from Mesorhizobium sp. B2-1-8.
GATCAGGTCATTCGTTCCGGCAATGAAACAATCAAGCCGCGAGGCGGGGTCGCGGCCGAGTTCGGCGATGGCGCCGATGTTGAGCATGGCCTTGGGGGTCTCGATCATCGCCCATAGTTTCACACTATCGGGAGCAAGATTGTCGTCCAGCACGTCGCCGACCTCAAGCACGTCGCGCGGCGTGTCGACCTTGGGCAGCAGGATGCCGTCCGGCTCCGCCTTGGCCACGGCCGCAAGATCCTCGGTGCCCCATTCGCTGGACAGCGCATTGACGCGCACCACCATCTCGCAGCGCCGGCCATTGTGGCCGGCGTCAGGACGGTTGGCGAAAATGCCGGCCAGTTTTTCGCGCGCGGCGATCTTGTCGGCGGGAGCGACGGCGTCCTCGAGGTCGATGATGACGGCGTCGCAGGCAAGCCGCGCGATCTTGGCCAGCGCCTTGTCGCTGGAGGCCGGGACATAGAGCACGGAGCGGCGCGGGCGGTAGGTTTCCATGTCCGATCTATGCCGCGTGTGGTTGGTCGAGGCAAGCGTCCGGTACCTGATACGAGCCAACCGCGAAAGCTTGCGCTGCCCCTTGCCTGTCCGTCCTCTGCAGCAGTTGCGGAAGGGGACCCTTCCTCTCCCCCGTCGATCGGGGGAGAGGTGTCGAGCGTGTTCGAACCGGATAGATAGGTAACAGAATGGACCGATAGCATGGGTGACAGTTTTCTTGTCCGCCGGGAGGACCGGCGATGGTTTGGCGAGAGACTGGCATCATGGACGAGCGGCTTCGGTTTGTAGTGGATTGCCTGGCCGGCGAGGAGACGATGAGCGCGCTTTGTGGGGCCTACGGCATATCGCGCAAGAGCGGCTACAAATGGCTTGGTCGCTATCGGGAGTTTGGCCCGGAAGGTTTGCATGATCTGCCGCGGGCGCCGCTCGAGCACGGCCGAGCAACGGCAGCGGAGCTGGTGGATCGGATTTTGGCGGAGAAGCAAGCGCATCCGCTGTGGGGTCCAAAGAAGATCATTGCGCGCCTGAGACGCAGCGAGCCCTGCTGCGACTGGCCGGCGGTCTCGACGGCAGGCGAGATCCTGAAGCGGCACGGTCTTGTGGGACGCCGGCGCAGGCGCTGGCGGGCTGAGGGCAACGGGCCATGGCCGGAGCCTGCGGAGCCGAATGCGGTGTGGACGGCAGACCACAAGGGGTGGTTCCGGACCCGTGACGGATGGCGCTGCGAGCCGTTGACGGTGATGGATGCATTGAGCCGCTATCTGCTGGGGCTCGAGGCGACGGGCTCGACGGCCGACGAGGAGGCGTGGCCGGTGTTTGAGCGGCTGTTTGAGGAGAACGGTCTGCCGGATCGCATCCGAAGCGACAACGGCCCGCCATTTGCGTCGGCCGGCGTCACAGGGTTGACGCCGCTTGCGGTGCGCTTCATCAAGCTCGGCATCGCTCTGGAGCGCATCCAGCCAGGCAAGCCGCAGCAGAACGGACGTCATGAGCGTTTCCACCTGACCATGCTGCCGATGGCCAAGGAACCGGCGGCCGACAGGGCGGCCCAGAGCCAGGCTTTCGAGGACTTTCGGCGCAGCTACAATGAGGAGCGTCCGCACGAGGCGCTTAGCATGGACACCCCGGCGCAGCACTACCGTCCCTCGACCCGGCCGATGCCGAAGACAGCTCCTGAACCCGACTATCCGGCCGAGGCAGCGGTGCGCGGCGTGCGCCAGAATGGCGCCGTCAAATGGCGAGGCACAGAGATCTATGTCTCGGCCACGTTGGCCGGCGAACCGATCGCCATTGAGGAGA
Coding sequences within:
- a CDS encoding HpcH/HpaI aldolase/citrate lyase family protein, translating into METYRPRRSVLYVPASSDKALAKIARLACDAVIIDLEDAVAPADKIAAREKLAGIFANRPDAGHNGRRCEMVVRVNALSSEWGTEDLAAVAKAEPDGILLPKVDTPRDVLEVGDVLDDNLAPDSVKLWAMIETPKAMLNIGAIAELGRDPASRLDCFIAGTNDLIKDTGVLATPDRAYLLPWLMQMLLAARAGGIDMLDGVFNDFRDPDAFARECTQAAAMGFDGKTLIHPSQIEAANHAFAPSAQALAEARAVKDAFALAQNSGKGVIALNGRMVERLHLAQAEKLLAKAAAIGA
- a CDS encoding integrase core domain-containing protein, with product MVWRETGIMDERLRFVVDCLAGEETMSALCGAYGISRKSGYKWLGRYREFGPEGLHDLPRAPLEHGRATAAELVDRILAEKQAHPLWGPKKIIARLRRSEPCCDWPAVSTAGEILKRHGLVGRRRRRWRAEGNGPWPEPAEPNAVWTADHKGWFRTRDGWRCEPLTVMDALSRYLLGLEATGSTADEEAWPVFERLFEENGLPDRIRSDNGPPFASAGVTGLTPLAVRFIKLGIALERIQPGKPQQNGRHERFHLTMLPMAKEPAADRAAQSQAFEDFRRSYNEERPHEALSMDTPAQHYRPSTRPMPKTAPEPDYPAEAAVRGVRQNGAVKWRGTEIYVSATLAGEPIAIEETENGKWAMRFYAHPLGFIDDKHMKLVRRSAAPTGPLGAAATAS